One Mesorhizobium sp. L-2-11 genomic region harbors:
- a CDS encoding phosphotransferase enzyme family protein, which yields MKNNHPQQARTFELGAYGDLVPDEEAGQLDGSMAAGRDHLAYAAASTEAYFRAAAASLAMRPGASEPDMSAALLKRHYGLTGSIATLSSEVERTVDVNLSDGRRLILKTSTTAEAVDSFRFQTAAMAGLQGFTGFVAPEVLRTTSGALMFEQEGTCGYLQTRIEGIPLHQATPTPDLLFRTGSALARLDLALELVSVPAAHRPVLWHVGCWSRLMELEQYLPSGSIADNVRVAMAEYAEFVEPQISDVAWQVTHNDPSPFNMMVTGEGMGFIDFGDGCWSPRIQDLAIAASHVVRDSTLPLGGAEHLIAGYASVIALSALEAKLLVGLMRARQSALILVNYWRSHLFPADAQYIKKNVARAEHGLSILAPLGVASGEVVVLAAMSSYQP from the coding sequence ATGAAGAACAACCATCCCCAACAGGCGAGGACCTTCGAATTGGGTGCTTATGGTGATCTGGTTCCCGATGAAGAAGCAGGTCAACTCGATGGCTCTATGGCGGCAGGACGCGACCATCTGGCTTACGCGGCAGCTTCAACCGAAGCCTATTTTCGCGCTGCCGCCGCAAGCCTGGCGATGCGGCCGGGCGCTTCCGAACCGGACATGTCGGCGGCACTACTGAAGCGCCACTACGGATTGACGGGATCGATCGCGACATTGTCTTCCGAGGTTGAGCGCACCGTTGACGTCAACCTGTCGGACGGCCGCCGGTTGATCCTCAAGACGTCGACAACAGCGGAGGCGGTCGACAGCTTTCGTTTTCAAACCGCCGCTATGGCCGGATTGCAAGGGTTCACGGGCTTCGTTGCACCCGAAGTGCTCCGCACGACCAGCGGCGCGTTGATGTTTGAGCAAGAGGGGACATGCGGGTACTTGCAGACCCGGATCGAGGGCATTCCGCTGCACCAGGCGACGCCAACTCCCGACCTGCTTTTTCGAACCGGCAGTGCTCTTGCCCGGCTGGACCTGGCTCTTGAGCTGGTCAGTGTGCCCGCGGCTCACCGTCCCGTTCTTTGGCATGTCGGTTGCTGGTCGAGATTGATGGAATTGGAGCAATACCTGCCATCCGGGAGCATTGCCGATAACGTACGCGTCGCGATGGCGGAGTATGCGGAGTTCGTTGAGCCACAAATCTCTGACGTGGCGTGGCAGGTAACTCATAATGATCCCAGCCCGTTCAACATGATGGTGACAGGCGAGGGAATGGGTTTCATCGATTTCGGCGATGGCTGCTGGAGCCCCAGGATCCAGGACCTGGCGATCGCAGCAAGTCACGTCGTAAGGGATTCGACACTTCCTTTGGGTGGAGCCGAGCATCTTATTGCCGGCTACGCCTCTGTCATTGCACTTTCGGCACTGGAAGCAAAACTGCTCGTCGGACTGATGCGGGCGCGACAAAGCGCGTTGATCCTGGTCAACTACTGGCGATCCCACCTTTTTCCGGCCGATGCCCAGTACATCAAAAAGAATGTCGCGCGTGCCGAGCACGGACTTTCCATCCTGGCGCCTCTTGGTGTCGCATCGGGCGAGGTGGTCGTCCTGGCGGCAATGTCGTCGTATCAGCCGTAA
- a CDS encoding haloacid dehalogenase type II has product MDRFRPKYVTFDCHGTLINFQMAEAARDLFGHLLDGPRMDEFVKNFQGYRLDEVMQDWKPYADVVHNALERTCRRNSVPFRAEDAETIYNRIPTWGPHPDVPAGLAKLAKEIPLVTLTNSMVAQITSNVAKLGAPFHAVLTAEEAGAYKPHFKAFEYMFDMLGCGPEDITHVSSSFRHDLMSAYDLGIKSKVWVNRGHEPANPFYEYTEIRDVTQLPGVFGL; this is encoded by the coding sequence ATGGATCGCTTCCGGCCGAAATACGTGACGTTTGATTGCCACGGCACGCTCATCAATTTCCAAATGGCGGAAGCCGCCAGGGATTTGTTCGGTCATCTTCTGGATGGGCCGCGCATGGACGAATTCGTCAAAAACTTCCAGGGTTACCGCCTCGACGAGGTGATGCAGGACTGGAAGCCTTATGCGGATGTCGTTCACAATGCGCTCGAGCGCACCTGCCGCCGCAACAGCGTGCCATTCCGCGCCGAAGACGCCGAAACGATCTACAACCGCATCCCGACCTGGGGACCGCATCCCGACGTCCCCGCGGGATTGGCCAAACTGGCCAAGGAAATTCCGCTGGTTACCCTGACGAACTCCATGGTGGCCCAGATTACGTCGAATGTGGCAAAGCTCGGTGCGCCCTTCCATGCCGTCTTGACCGCTGAAGAGGCGGGTGCCTACAAGCCGCACTTCAAGGCGTTCGAATACATGTTCGACATGCTGGGTTGCGGCCCGGAGGATATCACGCATGTGTCCTCGTCGTTCCGCCACGACCTGATGTCCGCCTATGATCTGGGGATCAAGAGCAAGGTCTGGGTCAATCGCGGCCACGAGCCGGCCAATCCCTTTTACGAATACACCGAAATCCGCGATGTGACGCAGCTGCCAGGCGTTTTCGGACTCTGA